A window from Marinagarivorans cellulosilyticus encodes these proteins:
- the coaBC gene encoding bifunctional phosphopantothenoylcysteine decarboxylase/phosphopantothenate--cysteine ligase CoaBC — MSNLHNKNILLGITGGIAAYKCAELTRLLKKQGANIQVVMTPAAEAFVTPMTLQAVSGNPVRTHLLDTTAEAGMGHIELARWADLILIAPATADCIARLAHGFANDLLTTVCLATKAPIALAPAMNQAMWSNLVTQANVAKIALYPHFVIWGPGEGEQACGDTGVGRMLEPNEITQHAIELITEQEQLPQTQPKALHGKRIVITAGPTREAIDPVRYLSNESSGKMGYALAQAALNAGAQVTLISGPTQLLPPAGATVTHVISALEMHAASLEAAKDADIFIGAAAVADFRPSQYAAQKIKKGTEQHMHIALTKNPDIIADVAKLTPRPWLVGFAAETRDLIGYATQKLQRKKLDMIIANDVSDKNIGFNSDSNAVTVLSQKAQSTEVSSITLAVDTKDKIAEQLLKVIAKASQNEPLISTSL; from the coding sequence ATGAGCAATCTCCACAATAAAAATATTCTATTAGGTATTACAGGCGGTATTGCAGCGTATAAGTGCGCAGAACTAACACGCCTACTCAAGAAGCAAGGCGCCAATATTCAAGTCGTAATGACACCTGCCGCCGAGGCTTTTGTCACCCCAATGACTCTACAAGCAGTCTCTGGCAACCCGGTACGCACTCACTTACTCGATACTACCGCCGAAGCTGGTATGGGACATATCGAATTAGCTCGTTGGGCAGACCTAATCTTAATTGCTCCCGCCACCGCCGACTGCATCGCTAGGCTCGCCCACGGCTTCGCCAACGACTTACTCACAACCGTGTGCTTGGCCACCAAAGCGCCTATTGCACTTGCACCAGCCATGAATCAAGCCATGTGGAGCAATCTAGTCACGCAAGCCAATGTCGCCAAAATTGCACTTTACCCACACTTTGTTATCTGGGGGCCGGGTGAAGGCGAGCAAGCGTGCGGCGATACAGGCGTAGGACGAATGCTAGAGCCCAACGAAATTACCCAGCACGCCATTGAGTTAATTACTGAGCAAGAACAATTACCGCAAACCCAACCCAAAGCACTGCATGGCAAACGGATCGTAATCACTGCTGGTCCAACACGTGAAGCCATCGACCCGGTGCGCTACCTTAGTAACGAGAGCTCAGGCAAAATGGGCTATGCTTTAGCGCAAGCTGCCCTCAACGCTGGCGCGCAGGTCACCCTAATTAGCGGGCCTACACAATTGCTCCCGCCAGCAGGTGCAACCGTTACACACGTAATCAGCGCACTAGAGATGCATGCCGCAAGCTTAGAGGCCGCCAAGGACGCCGATATTTTTATTGGCGCCGCTGCGGTGGCAGACTTTCGCCCAAGCCAATATGCTGCACAAAAAATAAAAAAAGGGACAGAACAACACATGCATATCGCGCTAACCAAAAACCCAGACATCATCGCCGATGTCGCCAAACTTACCCCCAGGCCTTGGCTAGTAGGCTTTGCGGCAGAAACACGCGATCTCATTGGCTATGCAACGCAAAAGCTGCAGCGCAAAAAGTTAGATATGATTATTGCTAATGATGTATCCGATAAAAACATTGGCTTTAATAGCGACAGCAACGCCGTTACTGTACTGAGCCAAAAAGCGCAAAGCACCGAAGTATCCAGTATTACTTTAGCTGTAGACACCAAAGACAAAATTGCCGAGCAGCTACTTAAAGTGATTGCCAAAGCATCGCAAAACGAGCCCTTAATTTCCACGAGCCTGTAA
- the rdgC gene encoding recombination-associated protein RdgC, protein MWFKNLRLYRLTEAFKTSPEDLNEHLSGHVFNPCGKLDLKRQGFVPPLGRHSDLLVHAIPGYIMVALKRQEKILPGGVIREALEEKVQLISDQEGRRVSRKERDGLKDELVFELLPKAFVKNSVDFAYIAPQQGYIVVNAGSAGRAEELLSALREALGSLPCIPVSTKTPVPQVLTRWLLENPESGFELGEECELKAAKDERVVRCKKQDLTADEVLSHIHTGMVVNKLAFNWKDIVTGVIEDDLAIKRLRFGDEIKDKAADSHPETAAEEFDTEFAVMTLEMKSFIEALAQAFGFNES, encoded by the coding sequence ATGTGGTTTAAAAACCTGCGTTTGTACCGTTTAACAGAAGCTTTTAAAACTTCACCAGAAGATCTTAATGAGCACTTAAGCGGACATGTTTTTAACCCGTGCGGCAAGCTGGATCTCAAGCGGCAGGGCTTCGTGCCCCCGCTTGGGCGCCACTCAGACTTACTTGTGCACGCGATTCCCGGCTACATTATGGTGGCTTTAAAGCGCCAAGAAAAAATATTACCAGGCGGTGTTATTCGCGAAGCGCTCGAAGAAAAAGTGCAGCTTATTAGCGACCAAGAAGGTCGCAGGGTTAGCCGCAAAGAGCGTGATGGCTTGAAAGACGAGTTGGTCTTTGAGCTATTGCCAAAAGCCTTTGTGAAGAACTCGGTCGATTTTGCTTACATCGCACCGCAGCAAGGTTATATTGTTGTTAATGCTGGCTCTGCCGGGCGCGCGGAAGAATTGCTTTCGGCTCTGCGTGAGGCGCTAGGCTCCTTGCCTTGTATACCTGTATCGACAAAAACGCCTGTACCACAAGTGCTTACGCGTTGGCTGTTGGAAAACCCCGAAAGTGGTTTTGAGTTAGGCGAAGAGTGCGAGCTTAAAGCGGCAAAAGACGAGCGCGTCGTACGCTGTAAAAAGCAAGACTTAACGGCAGACGAAGTGCTAAGTCATATTCATACCGGCATGGTTGTGAATAAGCTGGCTTTTAACTGGAAGGATATTGTTACTGGCGTTATCGAAGATGACCTCGCCATCAAGCGCTTGCGCTTTGGTGATGAAATTAAAGATAAAGCCGCAGATTCCCACCCAGAAACCGCCGCCGAAGAGTTCGATACCGAATTTGCAGTCATGACGCTTGAAATGAAAAGCTTTATTGAAGCCTTGGCGCAAGCCTTTGGTTTTAACGAGTCGTAA
- the rpmG gene encoding 50S ribosomal protein L33, producing the protein MRDKIRLNSSAGTGHFYTTTKNKRTMPEKMEIKKFDPVVRKHVMYKEGKIK; encoded by the coding sequence ATGCGTGACAAAATCCGTTTGAATTCAAGTGCCGGTACCGGACACTTTTACACAACTACTAAAAACAAGCGCACTATGCCTGAGAAAATGGAGATCAAAAAATTTGATCCTGTTGTTCGCAAGCATGTGATGTACAAAGAAGGCAAAATTAAGTAG
- the pyrE gene encoding orotate phosphoribosyltransferase — protein sequence MESYQQQFIELALESQALKFGEFTLKSGRVSPYFFNAGQFQTGLALAKLGRFYAQALVESGVPFDMIFGPAYKGIPLAVAAAAALADDYQRDLPFAYNRKEAKTHGEGGSLVGAPLAGRVAIVDDVITAGTAVREVLTLIDAANATPAALVIGLNRQERGQGELSAIAELEQQTPVKVVSLIKLDDIMSYLKDRSQAYPGVYEKILAYRQQYGVDA from the coding sequence ATGGAGTCTTACCAGCAACAATTTATTGAATTGGCACTTGAAAGCCAAGCATTGAAGTTCGGCGAGTTCACATTGAAGTCTGGCCGCGTGAGCCCTTATTTTTTCAATGCCGGTCAGTTTCAAACGGGTCTTGCTCTTGCGAAGCTAGGGCGTTTTTATGCGCAAGCGCTTGTCGAGTCGGGCGTGCCTTTTGATATGATATTTGGCCCAGCTTACAAAGGGATTCCCTTAGCTGTAGCGGCGGCGGCGGCATTGGCGGATGATTATCAGCGCGATTTGCCTTTTGCCTATAATCGTAAAGAAGCCAAGACGCACGGTGAGGGCGGTTCACTTGTTGGTGCGCCTTTGGCTGGACGCGTGGCTATTGTTGATGACGTGATTACCGCTGGTACCGCGGTGCGCGAAGTTCTCACGCTGATTGATGCTGCCAATGCGACGCCTGCCGCGTTAGTTATTGGCTTGAACCGCCAAGAGCGGGGGCAGGGTGAGCTTTCGGCTATTGCCGAGTTAGAGCAACAAACGCCGGTTAAGGTTGTCAGCTTAATCAAGCTCGACGATATTATGAGTTACTTAAAAGATCGCTCTCAGGCCTACCCTGGTGTTTATGAGAAAATTCTGGCCTACCGCCAACAATATGGTGTAGATGCATGA
- a CDS encoding phosphomannomutase/phosphoglucomutase, producing MKANKTKAASMLSNFVKSSPVKAWLSGCLAVAFIVCGGITYHLWSSLVVAEQKHQLSEFTQQNLDKAVSNVNAHLLSLNKKVAFFGQSPQLAAALAAEDQLQLRSILQSIKNNFPQAEGVRLIPRGKAKLNLDAELPLRFSELEMIQQIEERISVEPEAVKLKQGWRLNFAIPIPTDPSKAVVGTLLITTTLDSTFKAMAEGLSQEGKLTFIQNYNNGQHKLHSTGQGSGKAVVSEKITGTPWLIEYTPSMKVVQSTQTNWLIFAIGASITWLLGLTVATALGLFIGSQGERRRQAIAKTYQRMGQVGQEFATSEAEYSNLNADILDINIEEDDDLLGFDEAQNEDSLPDDIEPEEESAPQNNVPAHIFRAYDIRGVVETDITNDIAQLIGQALGSEALDLGEEALIVGRDARTHSPILTEYLVRGILSTGCNVINIGTVPTPVVYFATETLEGCKSGVMVTASHNGPEFNGFKCIMQGRARTEEDIQAIRQRIEKNRFYSGEGEEKRHDVTADYVDTIFADVALAGDVSVVIDAGNGVTGKVAPKLFEELGCETTCINCDLDGTFPNHGPDPTKPENLQQLIDKVTEIGADFGVAFDGDGDRLVVVTNSGQIIWPDRLLMLFAKDILARNPGADVIYDVKCTRSINRVVTQFGGRPIMWKTGHAPMKAKITETGALLGGEYSGHIFIKERWFGFDDGMYVAARLAEILSLAGDTLDNIFEEFPELPHTNEILVSANETQKFEVVKTLIETGDFKEAKITTLDGIRIDFPYGWGIVRASNTSANLTLRAEAQSDSELHDIKALLTRELRKIDTTLTPKW from the coding sequence ATGAAAGCGAATAAAACAAAAGCGGCCTCTATGCTGAGTAACTTTGTCAAAAGCTCCCCTGTTAAAGCATGGCTGAGCGGTTGCCTTGCTGTGGCGTTTATTGTGTGCGGCGGCATCACGTACCATTTGTGGTCTAGCCTTGTTGTCGCCGAGCAAAAACACCAGCTAAGCGAATTCACCCAACAAAACCTCGACAAAGCCGTCTCCAATGTAAATGCTCATCTTCTTAGCCTTAATAAAAAGGTCGCGTTTTTTGGTCAAAGCCCACAGCTTGCTGCTGCCCTAGCAGCAGAGGATCAGTTACAACTGCGCAGTATTCTCCAAAGCATTAAAAATAACTTCCCTCAAGCCGAGGGCGTGCGCTTAATACCCAGAGGCAAAGCAAAACTCAATCTGGACGCCGAGCTTCCTCTTCGCTTTTCTGAATTGGAGATGATTCAACAAATCGAAGAGCGCATATCCGTAGAACCCGAAGCCGTTAAGCTCAAGCAAGGATGGCGCTTAAACTTTGCTATACCGATTCCAACAGACCCAAGCAAGGCCGTTGTTGGCACGCTATTAATTACGACAACCCTCGATAGCACCTTCAAAGCCATGGCAGAAGGTCTAAGCCAAGAGGGCAAACTGACCTTCATCCAGAACTATAATAACGGGCAACACAAGCTCCACAGCACAGGCCAAGGCAGCGGAAAAGCCGTTGTGAGCGAAAAGATTACAGGTACACCTTGGCTTATCGAGTACACACCATCAATGAAAGTCGTGCAGTCAACGCAAACCAATTGGTTAATTTTTGCCATTGGCGCCAGCATTACATGGCTGCTCGGTTTAACTGTTGCGACAGCTCTTGGTTTATTTATTGGTAGCCAGGGCGAGCGCCGGCGCCAGGCAATTGCCAAGACCTACCAGCGCATGGGGCAAGTGGGCCAAGAGTTCGCCACCAGCGAAGCTGAATACTCCAACCTCAATGCCGATATCCTCGATATTAATATTGAAGAAGACGATGACTTACTGGGCTTTGACGAGGCTCAAAATGAAGATTCTCTACCCGACGATATTGAGCCCGAAGAAGAATCTGCGCCACAAAATAACGTACCGGCCCACATTTTTAGAGCCTACGATATTCGCGGCGTTGTAGAGACAGACATCACCAATGACATCGCACAATTAATAGGCCAAGCGCTGGGTAGCGAAGCGCTAGATCTGGGCGAAGAGGCATTAATCGTAGGCCGCGACGCGCGTACACACAGCCCGATTTTGACGGAATATTTAGTGCGAGGCATTCTTAGCACTGGCTGTAACGTGATTAACATAGGCACCGTACCAACCCCCGTCGTTTACTTTGCCACCGAAACTCTCGAGGGCTGCAAGTCTGGCGTAATGGTCACTGCAAGCCATAACGGGCCAGAATTTAACGGCTTTAAATGCATCATGCAGGGCCGCGCGCGCACAGAAGAAGATATTCAAGCGATCCGCCAACGCATCGAGAAAAACCGCTTTTACTCAGGCGAAGGCGAAGAAAAACGGCATGATGTAACAGCTGATTATGTTGATACGATTTTTGCTGATGTCGCATTAGCCGGTGATGTTTCAGTGGTTATTGATGCTGGCAACGGCGTAACCGGCAAAGTTGCCCCCAAGCTGTTCGAAGAACTCGGCTGCGAAACCACCTGCATTAACTGCGACCTCGACGGCACCTTCCCCAATCACGGTCCAGACCCAACCAAACCCGAAAATCTTCAACAGCTTATTGATAAAGTCACCGAAATTGGCGCCGATTTTGGCGTTGCCTTCGACGGCGATGGCGACCGCTTAGTGGTTGTCACGAATAGTGGCCAAATCATTTGGCCCGACCGCCTACTGATGCTTTTTGCCAAAGATATTCTGGCCCGCAACCCAGGCGCCGATGTAATTTACGATGTGAAGTGCACCCGCAGCATTAATCGCGTCGTTACTCAGTTTGGCGGCCGCCCCATTATGTGGAAAACCGGCCACGCGCCAATGAAAGCCAAAATTACTGAAACCGGCGCGCTTTTAGGCGGCGAGTATTCGGGCCACATATTCATTAAAGAGCGCTGGTTTGGCTTCGACGACGGCATGTATGTCGCTGCTCGCCTTGCCGAAATACTCAGCCTTGCCGGCGATACGCTCGACAACATTTTCGAAGAGTTCCCCGAGCTGCCTCACACCAACGAAATCCTTGTTAGCGCCAACGAAACGCAGAAATTTGAGGTGGTGAAAACACTGATCGAAACCGGCGATTTCAAAGAGGCCAAGATCACCACCTTAGACGGCATTCGGATTGACTTCCCTTACGGTTGGGGTATCGTGCGGGCCTCGAATACATCGGCCAACTTAACCTTGCGCGCCGAAGCGCAAAGTGATTCAGAGCTGCATGATATTAAAGCGCTACTCACCCGTGAGCTCAGAAAAATCGACACGACCCTAACGCCCAAGTGGTAA
- a CDS encoding DUF4124 domain-containing protein gives MNIMKFGIGLSVLVLSCYMSSVFAQAQYYRYVNEDGVKVMGHSIPPQYVKNGYEIVSTQGRVLEVVEPAPDPEFVEQERAKAELKAEYDLLARRYSTVRDIEAAKQRKLVHVDASILLVDNSIENIQEEIDDITTRAAGFERAGKEVPSNILDTLAALNEKMAATQAIRSQRIEEKSIIEERFAKELQLFTLGVASFSEGATGEADASAKESAGAQTAN, from the coding sequence ATGAATATCATGAAATTCGGTATTGGTCTTTCGGTGCTAGTACTGAGCTGTTACATGAGCAGCGTTTTTGCTCAGGCTCAGTATTACCGCTATGTTAATGAGGATGGCGTTAAGGTGATGGGCCACTCTATTCCTCCTCAATACGTAAAAAATGGTTACGAGATTGTTTCTACCCAAGGCCGAGTGCTTGAGGTTGTGGAGCCAGCGCCAGATCCTGAATTTGTAGAACAGGAGCGTGCTAAAGCAGAATTAAAAGCAGAATACGATTTGCTGGCCCGGCGTTACAGCACTGTTCGCGATATCGAGGCGGCCAAGCAGCGCAAGCTGGTGCATGTCGATGCCAGTATTTTGCTGGTCGATAATAGCATCGAGAATATTCAAGAGGAAATCGACGATATTACCACGCGTGCAGCAGGCTTTGAGCGTGCGGGCAAAGAGGTGCCTAGCAATATCTTAGATACTTTGGCTGCGCTGAATGAAAAAATGGCTGCCACCCAGGCCATTCGCTCGCAGCGTATAGAAGAAAAGTCGATTATTGAAGAGCGGTTTGCAAAGGAGCTACAGCTGTTTACCCTAGGTGTGGCCAGCTTCTCAGAGGGTGCAACCGGTGAGGCTGATGCTAGCGCTAAAGAGTCGGCTGGCGCGCAAACGGCTAACTAG
- a CDS encoding FKBP-type peptidyl-prolyl cis-trans isomerase — translation MSDYSTVEKKVSYGIGRQLGDQLLANPFDGMDIASVSAGLKDAFEGSEFAVAREDLDVAFKEISARIQAQRAEQSKELAAEGEAFLAENANKEGVTVLESGLQYEVITEGSGAKPSKTSTVRTHYHGTLTNGSVFDSSVERGEPAEFRVDGVIAGWTEALQLMPTGSKWRLFIPHNLAYGERGAGGAIGPYSALVFEVELIDIVA, via the coding sequence ATGTCTGATTATTCAACAGTAGAAAAGAAAGTAAGTTACGGCATTGGCCGTCAGCTAGGCGACCAGTTATTGGCCAACCCTTTTGATGGTATGGATATCGCCTCTGTATCTGCCGGTTTAAAAGATGCCTTTGAAGGCAGCGAATTCGCTGTTGCCCGTGAAGATCTCGATGTCGCGTTTAAAGAAATCAGCGCTCGCATTCAAGCTCAGCGCGCAGAGCAATCCAAAGAACTTGCCGCAGAAGGCGAAGCCTTTTTGGCCGAGAACGCCAATAAAGAAGGCGTTACAGTGCTTGAGTCGGGTCTTCAGTATGAAGTTATCACAGAAGGCTCTGGCGCTAAGCCGTCTAAAACATCTACTGTGCGCACGCATTACCACGGTACCTTGACTAACGGTTCGGTATTCGACAGCTCAGTGGAGCGTGGCGAGCCAGCAGAATTTCGTGTAGACGGCGTTATTGCCGGTTGGACCGAGGCTTTGCAATTGATGCCTACTGGCTCAAAGTGGCGCTTATTTATACCGCATAACCTTGCTTATGGTGAGCGTGGTGCTGGCGGCGCTATTGGTCCTTACTCGGCGCTTGTGTTTGAAGTTGAACTTATTGATATCGTGGCATAA
- the mutM gene encoding bifunctional DNA-formamidopyrimidine glycosylase/DNA-(apurinic or apyrimidinic site) lyase: MPELPEVETTCRGIRPHVKGRVVTDVVVRNGRLRWPVDTQLASIISGSTLREVSRRAKYVMLTFDAGVLLVHLGMSGSLRVIEPGAAIGKHDHIDVVFGRALALRFNDPRRFGAFVWHGDAATIDAHALLAHLGPEPLSEDFSGDYLYTQARNKKTPLKSFIMDAKVVVGVGNIYANEALFAAGLHPLKDAGKLTRPKAARLVAEIKTVLAHAIERGGTTLRDFVGGDGKPGYFAQELNVYGHGGKPCPRCAKALTEKRLQNRTTVYCSNCQK; encoded by the coding sequence ATGCCAGAGCTGCCAGAAGTAGAGACAACCTGCCGAGGAATTCGCCCGCATGTAAAGGGGCGCGTGGTAACCGATGTTGTGGTGCGTAATGGTCGCTTGCGTTGGCCTGTTGATACCCAATTGGCGAGCATTATCAGCGGTAGCACCCTGCGCGAGGTATCGCGGCGGGCAAAGTATGTGATGTTAACCTTCGATGCGGGCGTGTTATTGGTTCATTTGGGTATGTCGGGTAGCTTGCGCGTTATAGAGCCTGGCGCCGCTATTGGTAAGCACGATCATATAGATGTGGTTTTTGGTCGCGCTTTGGCGCTGCGCTTTAATGACCCTCGACGTTTTGGCGCTTTTGTATGGCATGGAGATGCTGCAACAATTGATGCGCACGCCTTGTTGGCGCACTTGGGTCCAGAGCCGCTATCGGAAGATTTCTCGGGGGATTACCTTTACACCCAAGCGCGCAATAAAAAAACGCCGCTAAAGAGCTTTATTATGGATGCCAAGGTGGTTGTAGGCGTAGGTAACATTTATGCGAACGAAGCGCTATTTGCTGCAGGTTTGCACCCGCTTAAAGATGCCGGCAAGCTAACTCGGCCTAAAGCGGCACGCTTGGTCGCCGAGATTAAAACAGTATTGGCTCATGCTATTGAGCGCGGAGGCACAACATTGCGCGACTTTGTTGGCGGCGACGGCAAGCCCGGTTACTTCGCACAAGAATTAAACGTCTACGGCCACGGCGGTAAACCTTGCCCGCGCTGCGCCAAGGCGCTAACCGAAAAACGCCTGCAGAATCGTACAACGGTTTATTGCAGCAACTGCCAGAAGTAA
- the slmA gene encoding nucleoid occlusion factor SlmA gives MTATNEPKKNRKQQILETLAFMLEDNPGDRISIAALAKSVGVSEAALYRHFPSKTKMLEGLIEFAEDAVLSRASTIAGDAMSAVDKIERITLVYLVFCERNPGITRLLTGDAISGERDRLHARIRQFFDRLSTEMRQILRKSELEDGLRLTLSVNESVALAQACAEGRIAAFVRSQFKSRPSDNWSSAWHCLQSGLVNTANT, from the coding sequence ATGACCGCCACCAACGAACCCAAAAAGAACCGCAAGCAACAGATTTTAGAAACCTTAGCGTTTATGCTGGAAGATAATCCAGGCGATCGCATTAGCATTGCGGCGCTGGCCAAGAGTGTGGGCGTATCGGAAGCCGCCCTTTATCGGCACTTCCCCAGCAAAACTAAAATGCTTGAAGGGCTTATTGAGTTCGCCGAAGATGCCGTCCTTAGTCGCGCCAGCACCATTGCAGGCGATGCCATGAGCGCTGTTGATAAAATCGAACGCATTACGCTGGTCTATTTAGTTTTTTGTGAACGCAACCCTGGGATTACTCGCCTGCTAACAGGAGATGCCATCAGTGGCGAGCGAGATCGCTTGCATGCTCGCATTCGGCAGTTCTTTGATCGACTAAGCACCGAAATGCGCCAAATTCTACGCAAAAGCGAACTCGAAGACGGGCTTAGACTGACCCTATCTGTGAATGAAAGCGTTGCGTTAGCACAAGCGTGTGCAGAGGGTAGGATTGCCGCGTTTGTCCGTAGCCAGTTCAAGTCTCGGCCCAGCGACAACTGGTCGAGCGCTTGGCACTGTTTGCAAAGCGGCTTAGTGAATACGGCTAACACATAA
- the radC gene encoding RadC family protein, whose translation MAITDWPVGERPREKLLQRGASALSDAELLAIFLRTGVAGKSAVDLSRELLQHFGSLRALLSASQKEFCGALGLGQAKYCQLQAVLEMASRHTVEALSQQSVLDSAALVKRLAKSRLSGLEHEVFAAFFLDAQHQLLNFETLFRGTLDAASVHPRELVKRALALNAGAVILAHNHPSGIAAPSASDREITRVLSEALGLLDIRVLDHIIVGSAEPFSFCEHGMI comes from the coding sequence ATGGCAATTACAGACTGGCCAGTGGGCGAGCGGCCTAGAGAAAAGCTACTGCAGCGTGGAGCATCGGCCTTAAGTGATGCTGAGTTACTGGCGATTTTCCTGCGAACAGGTGTGGCGGGTAAAAGCGCAGTTGATTTGTCGCGTGAGCTTTTGCAACACTTTGGTAGCTTGCGAGCATTGCTATCGGCCTCGCAAAAAGAGTTTTGTGGTGCTTTGGGCTTAGGGCAAGCTAAGTACTGCCAATTGCAGGCGGTGTTAGAAATGGCGTCGCGGCATACGGTTGAGGCGTTGTCGCAGCAAAGCGTATTGGATAGCGCCGCTTTGGTGAAGCGTTTGGCCAAGTCGCGGTTATCGGGTTTGGAGCACGAAGTCTTTGCGGCATTCTTTTTGGATGCTCAGCATCAATTACTCAATTTTGAAACCCTGTTTCGCGGCACCCTTGATGCGGCGAGTGTTCACCCGCGAGAGCTCGTCAAGCGTGCGTTAGCGCTTAACGCCGGTGCCGTTATTCTTGCACATAATCACCCTTCTGGTATTGCAGCGCCAAGCGCATCGGATCGGGAGATTACTCGCGTTTTATCTGAGGCTTTAGGGTTGCTCGATATACGTGTGCTGGATCATATAATTGTTGGCAGCGCAGAGCCGTTTTCGTTTTGTGAACATGGCATGATTTAG
- the rpmB gene encoding 50S ribosomal protein L28, giving the protein MSKVCQVTGKRPVTGNNVSHAKNHTKRRFLPNLHSHRFWVESEKRFVKLRLTSKGMRIIDKKGIDQVLVDLRARGEKV; this is encoded by the coding sequence ATGTCTAAGGTATGTCAAGTTACGGGTAAGCGCCCAGTAACCGGTAACAACGTTTCTCACGCAAAAAACCACACTAAGCGTCGTTTTTTGCCTAATTTGCACTCTCACCGTTTTTGGGTTGAGTCTGAAAAGCGTTTTGTGAAATTGCGCCTTACCTCAAAAGGTATGCGCATTATTGATAAAAAAGGCATCGACCAAGTTTTGGTTGATCTTCGCGCTCGCGGCGAAAAAGTTTAA
- the argB gene encoding acetylglutamate kinase, producing MSTSDANAIAKVLTEALPYIQRFTDKTIVVKFGGNAMIDETLQNSFARDVVLMKLVGMNPIVVHGGGPQIGDLLKKLNIESRFVDGMRVTDSATMDVVEMVLGGSVNKQIVNLINNNGGHAIGVTGKDGRLIRARKMEVSHQTPEMKAPEIIDIGHVGEVASIDRSVIDLLVQGDFIPVIAPIGVGKDGASYNINADLVAGKIAEVMQAEKLMLLTNVGGLQDKQGEVLTGLSTERVDALIKDGTIYGGMLPKIQCALDAVKSGVASAHIVDGRVPHAVLLEIFTDAGVGTLITNKSL from the coding sequence ATGTCCACCAGTGATGCCAATGCAATCGCGAAAGTGCTCACCGAAGCCCTGCCTTATATTCAGCGCTTTACGGATAAAACGATTGTTGTGAAGTTTGGCGGTAATGCCATGATCGACGAAACGCTTCAAAACAGCTTTGCTCGCGATGTGGTATTAATGAAACTGGTCGGCATGAACCCCATCGTTGTACACGGCGGCGGCCCGCAAATCGGTGACCTCCTCAAAAAGCTGAATATAGAATCGCGCTTTGTTGATGGCATGCGCGTTACCGACAGCGCCACTATGGACGTCGTAGAGATGGTGCTTGGCGGCTCAGTAAATAAGCAGATTGTTAATCTTATTAACAATAACGGCGGCCACGCCATCGGCGTTACCGGTAAAGATGGCCGGTTAATTCGCGCTCGCAAAATGGAAGTCAGCCATCAAACGCCCGAAATGAAAGCCCCCGAGATTATTGATATCGGCCATGTGGGCGAGGTGGCCAGCATTGACCGCAGCGTTATCGACTTGCTCGTGCAAGGCGACTTCATCCCTGTAATAGCCCCGATAGGCGTCGGTAAAGACGGCGCCTCCTACAATATCAATGCCGACCTAGTAGCAGGAAAAATTGCCGAAGTGATGCAGGCAGAAAAACTAATGTTACTCACAAATGTTGGCGGCCTACAAGATAAACAGGGTGAAGTACTTACCGGCCTAAGCACCGAGCGGGTAGATGCGTTAATTAAAGACGGCACAATATACGGCGGCATGCTGCCTAAGATTCAGTGCGCCTTAGATGCCGTAAAATCCGGCGTAGCAAGCGCACACATCGTGGACGGCCGAGTTCCACATGCCGTACTTTTGGAAATATTTACCGATGCCGGAGTTGGCACACTGATTACCAATAAAAGCCTGTGA